The Leptidea sinapis chromosome Z, ilLepSina1.1, whole genome shotgun sequence genomic sequence TTATCTTAACAAATTTGAAGTTTTTGCTGCACAAGAACGACGATTTGTAATTAAGAACATTTGTAAAactgaaacaatatttatggtgAACCAGCTGGGAagtgaaaaaaaagtaaaggatGAAAGTCTCAGAGTATTTGAAGAAGGGCAGTCctatatcaaagaaaaaaaggAGATACCTCCTGATGTATTGGCACTTATAATTAAACATCTTATTTTGAAGATgaaagaagaatatttatatattaaacgtCAAAGATTACAAGTAAGAGATGGAATGCGAAGGGAATCTCAAACAATGGTTAATAGAGCTGAAGTTAGAGGAACGGTAAGCGTTAAACTATCTGAGCCCACACCTGATCTGCCTAAGGGCAAGGGTAAAAACGAAGTCCCTGAGGAACCTGAGCTTTTAGATACAGATGAAGGTAAAAAATATAGTACATTACTGCGTGTACGAGGTGAGGAGTGGAGAGATAAAGTATATGTGGATGATTATCCCACCGATGGACCAAATTTATACGTTGCCATAACAGGTTTTGTGGAGCCCTATTTAgcacaaaatttaattaaaattggaaTACCACTAACTGCTGTTATCCAGGTTAGGATAGACACCTCAGCGGTAACCGTACCTTCAGGCTTACTTCGGGCTACCAAAAGGGGACAAAGTCAGACAGAATTATTAATGGAAAAGTCACTTAAATTTTGGGATACTGTTCAAGAATTAAGAATACATAAGAGTTCTTCtgagtattataataatactgcttttatagtattttctcCTCCTTACTGGGGTAATGAAGATCTATCCGGTACACCTGAAAAAATTTATGATGAGTTATGCTATCTCATGTATGACATTCAAGACTTGAGCAGACAACACAACCATTACATAGAAAATAtggatataataaatattcctGAAGAAGATATTGATGAACGTTATATTAATTGTTACAAAAGACAGATTGAAGACTTACCATTAGAATGTGTGACTGTATATTCGCTTTTAGACAGTATGTTACAAACTgtgtgtaaatattttgaagaaaatagcAGCAATACATCCCTTACTATAATAAATGTTACGGATGATGCAGTTAATGCAAACGATAAAAATGAAAAAGCAGAAAGACTGGTTAATGATATGTTTAATGTCCTTTGCAGttctgaaaataaaaacaagtcGTATCGTTTAACATATGGGGAAGAATATGAGAATCTTAAAAATCctactataataaattatggCGATATTGCTAAATATAATACATTTCACCTAGGAAATCTAAATTTACATAACATTATACGGTCAATGTTAATAGGAATGCCCATAAATCAATTGTGGAATAATTATGAACGTATCAATGAGGAATTAGAGGCTAAAATAAATTTCCATGTTAATTTGTTGCTGTCCTGTTTTAAGAGAAGTGATATTGAAACAGCAGAATTAAATAGATTAATTCATATATTAGCCTGTCGTAAATTATATGATAACAGAAGTTCATTAAAAAAGACACACCTACCCGAATCAACTATAactgaatttaaaaaagtttatctTAAACGTAGCATCCTTGCTGAGCCACTTTCCAAGTCGCCTTCTTTACATCATAATTTAAGCTCTATTACTCGTTTAGTGCCATCTATCATAAAAAGCACAGAGGATAATATACAAAGTGACGACGAAAGTACCAGTGTTAGATTTTTGTTTCAATGTCCCGATATTAGTGAACTGATATCAACAGCAGAAATCTCGAGTGGAAAACCAAAAGATCATTTCATTCGTGAGTATGAATATTTTGAAGAGTTCAGTGGAATTAACGCATTTCAAATCATGTTGGATTCATATAATCGTTATAACTGCGTTGATTACAAATATTGTGAGGTAACTGATTGTCTCATAATGATGTTCTTTAACAGTCATGATGAAGATGGAATATCAAGAGATGAATGGCGTTGTCATATATCAACTCCTTTATGTTTACAAGATTTCTTTGATTTTGTGCTAGAAGAACAATATAGTTGGATTCAAAAAGAAGAAAAGATCTACGACGCTAATATTATGTTCAAATCGTGCTCGCTAATTAAGGATCTAAATGAAGGCTTGGCTACACATTCATGCTTAGAAAATGCTGAAGTACATAAGGAACTCTTAATGGAGGGATCACTAAAACATGCAGAATTTACTCATGTAGAAGAAGAGTCTTCAGAGGAGATGGTAATACAAAGCACcgtgttaaaaaaatttaaaacaccaTCACTCACTGACATTGAATCTAAAGCAAGTAAAAGAACTAAATCCGTTACGGGTTCAACTCCCCGAATAAAAAGACAGAGCATGGTTTCTACTAGTGACCGATCTGAAAAAAACGATGTTTTACGGAAATCATTTGTAGGGTATGACTTAGGCAACCGGAGGCTTGAGGTCTATGGAAAAGATTCTACATATTTCGCTAAAGATGGcaccaaaatattttctaattacaatttattgatTCCAATGAATTTAGAAAACGTTTCACTAAGGGTTAAATCAGGAAATGAAAACAGTGAGTTTTGGATACATAAGGTTATAGGCGATCAATTAAATAACAAGGTAATTGATGCATGCGAATCATTTCGGATTGTATCGAAAGGTAACCTAAGTATATATGTCCAGAAGCAAACTTATGAAATCAATCTTCCAATTTTGGCAATAACTTCCGAAGATGAACATAAGGATAATTCAATCAAATTAAGCAATAATTGTTCTACTTTCAAAGCCGCCCTGACTGACTTCGTTGAAACACAAAGTTTCTATTCAATTTCTGTGACTTGGCCTAATGGACTTATTACTGAAACAGTTCATGAAAAGAATTCGTCTAAAATATCccatattaaacaattttttattactaatccTTCAGGTAGTGAAGAGGAGATGCGGTGTATAAGTTTAAATGGAGaggtaattgtttttaaaactaaCGGCGATATAGAAGTTTTGCGACCCGACGGAAGTTacattaaaataactaaatgtGAAAAACGGGTAATATGTACAGAACATGATGATGATTTTAACAGCGACACCAGCTCCGATAAAAATAAGAAAGGTAAAAGTAAAGAGAAAGGAAAACCGAGCAAATCATCACCAAAATCATCCAAAAAAGACCCTATGTCAGATAACAAAGAAATGGAGGATATACCGCCAGAATACGAGCTAGTTATACATGAATTTGAAACAATTCATACGAATGGTCTAAGAGAAATGTGGACGAATAATACAAATACCACCATTGAACAATTAATTATCAGAACAGCTACGGATTACTGTCTTGGTGAAATTTTTTCGAGGCGAATGGATGGAactcatattttattaaataaagacGGTGTTCAGATTGTTACCTTTCCCAATAAAACTCGTATAATTACCAAATATTTCATAGAACCAGAAGAAATATATCCAGAATGGACTGGAGAAGAGCTGGAATATTTGGCAATGCTTAACGCAGAAACTATGGATATTGAAAGTGTGAAATCTAAAAACTCTGTTAGATCGAACGTCAGTGAAAGCTTTGATTGTGAAAAAGCCGAGGATCTTAATGGTGACCTGCCTGAAAAACCAAGAAGTGATGGTTATATTTCAGTTCAAATACAGATTACAGTGGAACATCCAATATATACTACGGTAACAATCAATAGATCTAATTACGACATTACTATTGATTCGCCTAATGACACAAGTATTTCTTTGACAGCTGACCATAACTATAAATTTCTCCTAGATAATGCCACCAAAGCTGAATTCAATGGAAAAAACTTGGACATAACTTATGAATCATGTCCAGAATGTTTGTCGAAAACTACAtgcatgataaaaataaaatctgatGACTTATGCAGTGCCACTAAAATTAATCGGTATTGGCTAAGAATGGAAGATTGTtcaggaaaaaaaattatagtaaacGAGGAAGGCAATATTAGTATACGAAATGATATTGGATCTTCCGAAGAAGTAATTGGAGTTCATGAAACATATCACGACGATGAATCTACAGGTTCAAATAATAAGTGTGtagaaaagaaaaatgtaaGTTCTTCAGTAGTTCAGCAAAAATGTAAGGATATAGGTAAAGAAGACCTGAGGTTCTTTGTTCTCAAACGGTAACTCTCTTTTAATTCTATTCTAATctcttaattaaatttaattacagccataatattttttattggaataatCCATTGTGTCTGTAGTGACTTGGGATGCAGCGAACTAGTGTCTCGAGCTCATGTGGATAGTTATAAGAAAGAATGCCAGTGGCAACCATGGTGCTCTATTAACCGTTATGATACTTTCGGCGATAATCGTAGTCTTTTGTCAATGTTGACCCCAATCCATCGGACAGAGACGGAGGTAATTACTGACTACATTCATAACTATTTCCTAGTACCTAACACTATGCCAGATGACCTTCTTGACACTAAAGGAAAACATAT encodes the following:
- the LOC126978544 gene encoding uncharacterized protein LOC126978544, translated to MGPKKGSTNEDTANSWRTYIEEALLDDEQWKVKVILIEAAGGDQDRIYLNKFEVFAAQERRFVIKNICKTETIFMVNQLGSEKKVKDESLRVFEEGQSYIKEKKEIPPDVLALIIKHLILKMKEEYLYIKRQRLQVRDGMRRESQTMVNRAEVRGTVSVKLSEPTPDLPKGKGKNEVPEEPELLDTDEGKKYSTLLRVRGEEWRDKVYVDDYPTDGPNLYVAITGFVEPYLAQNLIKIGIPLTAVIQVRIDTSAVTVPSGLLRATKRGQSQTELLMEKSLKFWDTVQELRIHKSSSEYYNNTAFIVFSPPYWGNEDLSGTPEKIYDELCYLMYDIQDLSRQHNHYIENMDIINIPEEDIDERYINCYKRQIEDLPLECVTVYSLLDSMLQTVCKYFEENSSNTSLTIINVTDDAVNANDKNEKAERLVNDMFNVLCSSENKNKSYRLTYGEEYENLKNPTIINYGDIAKYNTFHLGNLNLHNIIRSMLIGMPINQLWNNYERINEELEAKINFHVNLLLSCFKRSDIETAELNRLIHILACRKLYDNRSSLKKTHLPESTITEFKKVYLKRSILAEPLSKSPSLHHNLSSITRLVPSIIKSTEDNIQSDDESTSVRFLFQCPDISELISTAEISSGKPKDHFIREYEYFEEFSGINAFQIMLDSYNRYNCVDYKYCEVTDCLIMMFFNSHDEDGISRDEWRCHISTPLCLQDFFDFVLEEQYSWIQKEEKIYDANIMFKSCSLIKDLNEGLATHSCLENAEVHKELLMEGSLKHAEFTHVEEESSEEMVIQSTVLKKFKTPSLTDIESKASKRTKSVTGSTPRIKRQSMVSTSDRSEKNDVLRKSFVGYDLGNRRLEVYGKDSTYFAKDGTKIFSNYNLLIPMNLENVSLRVKSGNENSEFWIHKVIGDQLNNKVIDACESFRIVSKGNLSIYVQKQTYEINLPILAITSEDEHKDNSIKLSNNCSTFKAALTDFVETQSFYSISVTWPNGLITETVHEKNSSKISHIKQFFITNPSGSEEEMRCISLNGEVIVFKTNGDIEVLRPDGSYIKITKCEKRVICTEHDDDFNSDTSSDKNKKGKSKEKGKPSKSSPKSSKKDPMSDNKEMEDIPPEYELVIHEFETIHTNGLREMWTNNTNTTIEQLIIRTATDYCLGEIFSRRMDGTHILLNKDGVQIVTFPNKTRIITKYFIEPEEIYPEWTGEELEYLAMLNAETMDIESVKSKNSVRSNVSESFDCEKAEDLNGDLPEKPRSDGYISVQIQITVEHPIYTTVTINRSNYDITIDSPNDTSISLTADHNYKFLLDNATKAEFNGKNLDITYESCPECLSKTTCMIKIKSDDLCSATKINRYWLRMEDCSGKKIIVNEEGNISIRNDIGSSEEVIGVHETYHDDESTGSNNKCVEKKNVSSSVVQQKCKDIGKEDLRFFVLKRDLGCSELVSRAHVDSYKKECQWQPWCSINRYDTFGDNRSLLSMLTPIHRTETEKWLMESKYADKPTYLTYKDLKKDCGKGFYHWMRPFGRFHPKPRKPDPVLPNRLPLAYVFRILEQQWKEKDREKLSGAKELLYAILKYRHAIEFDSEQILNIPIVDFRSEQHRKTENLIQTIAHRNYEELRMKLLEDVQSRAKASLTTKPLKIQEEISIEEEAEEEASEKPSEEGEQKIQEMDNAAEINTNQQRYWRRRAEEYKEEQFYKYLLREGSVPPYFRNLLGGAIWWEMNNAADEAATVAERRRMKCVCPAEQESESDKPLT